AAATGGGGAAAGGAACATGCTGACGATATTAAGACAATCCGTCCCAGCATGGAGATGGTCGATTATTATGCAATTAAAGACGATTATGTAAGCAAACTGGAAGAGCTATTCTACAGGTATGTAGTAGGTGAGATTGATTACGACTATTTCGTGAATGATTATAAGAATTACAAGAAGGAAATCGACCTTGACGGAATAATTGAAAACATGAATAAAAAACTAAAATAGTAAGTAACTGAAATTTTGTTGAAGAGGTAATGACACGGTTGCTCGCATCCGTGTCATTACTATTAAAAATGCGGGAGAAGATAAAGATGAATGGGATTAAGAGAATTATGACTTTTAATATAAGGTACAAGAATGAAATAGATGGTGAAAATGGCTGGGAATACAGGAAAGACAAAGTTGTAAGCATGCTGGATCTTTACGATGCGGATATAGCAGGTCTGCAGGAAGCAACCATAGAAATGATTAATTATATTGATAGTAATCTCCGGGATTGTTACAGTTGGTTGGGGGTCGGGAGGAATGACGGTAAAAAAGAAGGCGAATTCTGCCCCGTCTTTTACAGGAAAGGAAAGTATGAACCGGTTTCCCATGAAACTTACTGGCTTTCAAGTGCCATGGATTGCCCCGGGAGCAAAGGATGGGACGCGGTATGTCCAAGAATAGTGACCTGTGTCCTTTTTAAGGATTTGGGAACCGGCAGGAAGTTTGATTTTATAAATACCCATTTTGATTATAAAAATGAAGCCAATAAGAATAGCGCTCATCTCTTGAAAAAGATAATAAAAGAAAGGGATTGTGGAGTTCCTCTTGTAATAACGGGAGATTTCAACTGCACCAATGAAAGCTATACATACAGGTATTTGACACAATCAGGCCAGAGCGAACGCAGATTATTTGATGCCCAGGCAATATCAGGGAGACCGCATCACGGGCCTTCATATACTATAAACATGTTTAATAGCGAGCAAAAAAAAGAGAAAATCGATTTTATTTTTGTTAGCAGTAATGTCAAGGTAGTGCGCCATGCCGTGCTGGCAGACCATTGGGATGGATATTATCCGTCCGATCATTTGCCCGTACTTGCTGATATTTCTTGGCCAACTATCTAAATGTGTAAAGGGGGATAATGTGGTATGGATATGTTTTTTTTGGGCACTGGGGCAGCTGAAGCGATCCCAGCAGTTTACTGCAGGTGCAATTACTGTGTCAAGGCACGGAAAAACGGAGGAAAGGATGTAAGGTCCCGTTCGTCATTCAGAATCGATGAACGTCATCAAATAGATCTCAGCCCTGATATTTATTTTCAGATGCAAAAATACGGGCTCGATTTATACGACCTTGAACATATTTTAATCACGCACAGCCATGAGGACCATTTCGATATTGCAGAGATTTTATCAAAAGAAATGGCTGTAATTAACAACGGCAAACCTGTTTATATTTACCTCAGCACAAGTGCGGCCAAATGGGCCAAAACACTAATCAATACATATCTGGGAAATAAGAATGAGAATGAAATAAATAAAATCTATAATAAATATAGGCTTGTTCCTGTCGATTATTTTGAAATGTTCAAAGCGGGAGATCTGGAAGTTACATCTTTAAAGGCAAACCATAAGGCATTGGGGGAAAATGAATATGGATTGAATTATATTATTAAACTTAAAAATGGAAAAACGATGCTTTATGGCGTGGACACAGGGTACTACGAACAAGATACATGGGAATTCCTCGAAGGAAAGAAAGTGGATATTCTTGTAATGGAAGCTACATTTGGAGGAAGATACCGGGGTTTTCAGGTTAGCGGCCATCTTGATGTTAAAAACCTGATTTCTGTCTTGGAAAGGATGGAGCAAATTGGCTTTATTGAACAATCTACTAATATTTATGCAACGCATATCAATCACAAGCATGATTTAATGCATGACGACATGCAGAAAGTATTTGATAGCAGCAGTTTCAGGGTAACTGTAGCTTATGACGGCTTGCGCATTCCATGATAGGGATTCCCCAACCTCTTAATTCTTTACTGTAATGTTTTATTTCAGCTTTATGAAGATTTCCATCTATGACTAGCAATGCTCATAAACTTGCAGAAGACAAGTTCCCGTTTTCGATGAGTTCAATAATAAGAGATAAGATACAATAATGGGAGGGAGATTCGTGAGAGGTAAGGTTAAGATATGACCTATACCCGATTTGATGGACATAGAGAAAAGCTGGCATCCTAAGTTTAACAGCAAAAATCGCAAAAAATGCCTGAGACCATTGAACAGCAATGGTTTAAGCTATAGCGTCAAAATAGAGTTGTTTTTAAAGATATTGATATCGATGAGTTTCCGATACTATCAGGGTCAAAATCATCAAAAAGAACTGCATTAATGCAACTATTCAGGGGTAAAAATTCTTATGAATGCAGAGGAAGAGTCAGCAGGGTTATACAGAAGAAAAAGAGTACAAGAAAATTGGCGCGACAAAGCATAACCTGATATAAAGTCTACAGGCTTTAAAAAAATCTATTTTAGGATTGCCGCAAAAAGTACGGGGATGTTTAGATTATCCGTTGTCGATAGTGTCCTGAAAATCAAATTTGGGAGGGGTTCCATTGAAAATATCGTAAATCGTCGTATAAATATTGGCGTCTTGCTTTTTCATCGTTGAGATAAGACTGGCAATTTTCGCGTAATTTTTGGCGCCTTCCTCGGAGCGGAAACAACCGGCAACCTTCAACTTGCCTTTGAGGAAACGGATGTCGCGCTCGGAACCGTTGTTGTCAAAGGGCACATCAAAATTTGTAAGGAAGCGCAAGTGCTCTTGCTTGTATTCCTCAAACCGGGTTAAGAGGAGACGCTCGTCGTTGAAATACGAGATATGCTTCTTGTTTTCCGTCGCAGCCATGTATTGTGCCTTTCCGGCATCAAGGATTTCATCGTAGCGGGTGGAGATGCGGCTTAGTTCATTTTCATCAATGGAATTTAAGTCCATGGCCAGGTATTGCTTTTTCAGTTTGTTTGCATCCCGGAAAAATTCTGCCAGCTCTATTGCCCAAGGATGTTTAATGATTTCTATGACGGCCTGCAGATAACGAATATGGAGAACTCCCCATATTGCCAGACTCAACATTTTAGCGAAAATGGGGAGCTCCCCATTTGAGGCATGCAAAGGCCTCCCACTGGTTGGAAGACGGCATGAATATCGTACAGATTTCATTTCTATTAGGACATGAACAGTTACAGACAACAATGGTATATCTTGACATTACTATAGAGCAGGAATTAAAAGCCCTTGCAACACTTGAAGATGAGAACGACAAAAAGGTATCAAAGAAATGGAAAAATGTAAAAGGTAGACTGGCAGAATTCTGTGGTGTTAAGTCAATGAAAAAGTAAAGAAAAAAATCCAAACCTTTTTTAAAAAATTTGCCTAAAAACCAATGTTATTCAAAAAAGGTTTGGATTTTATTTAAGTTTGGATAACGAAGGTCGTGGATTCGTGGTCCTTTTCCTTTCCCGCCATGTGAAATACCAGCCTTCCATAAAATCTTTCTAAATGCATCATATATTTGTAACATGCCATATATGTTGTTACGAGCATTCGGAAAGTAGAAAGCTTCAGGGTCAGAAAATTTATGGACCTTGTCTGAGTAAATACGGCATTGTTCTGTAAGGAATGGTGACATTGGTACCAATCTATCCTTATCAAATTTTGTCCCTTGAATTGTCAATATGCCATTTTCAAGGTCAACGTCTTTCACTTTGAGATATCGGGCTTCCGATACACGCAAACCGCAATAATATAGCATACGCATAAACAGTGGAATTACAATATGCCCTATGGGTGCTTGTGGCGAGGGTTTTAAAAGGACTGCCTGTTTGAATATTCTTGCAATCTCATCGTCACTGAAAATATAGGGCACATAATTTGAGCCGGTTTTTTTCACCAAATCTTTCGGTGCAATATATGCCTCGTAGCCACATCTTTGCATGAAAACACCAAGTTCCCGTATAATGGTTACTCTTAACCTTTGAGTGTTTGTGCCTTCGTTTGGCCGTCTGGCTGTCCATGCCTCGACAACTTCCTTTGATAAGACATTTGTAGCATAGCCGAATTTTATACTGAACCTATCGAAATTGGCAAGCCGTTCGGCTGCACTGTTATACTGAAGCCCCATACCTCTTTTTTCTGCAATAAACTTTTCAATTGCTTCTCTTAACGGGCCTGAATAAGTATATGTTTTGATTTCAGTTGCTCTACTCATCACAAAATACCTCCCTCGGGGCTCAACGCACATTTTCGCAAGTTTTCAATATCTACATGCAGGTATGTCTTGGTGGAATTTGTGCTTGCATGTCCCAATATGCCGGAGATGACTTCGAGTGGTATGTGCTGTGCAAGCAGCCTGCAGGCTAAAGTGTGACGAAGTGTATGAAGCCCATGGGGTCTTTCCTTATCTACTTTAATTCCGGCTAATCGCAGATAACGCCGCATAATATTATATGGACTATGAAGTTTATCATACGGTTCAACATGTTTGACAAAAACATAAGGTGAATCTGTGACAGGCCTGCCGTATTTTAAATAGTCGATTATTGCCAGTCCCAAATCCTGTGATAAAGGTAAACTAATTCCTTGTGATGTTTTTGATTGTATAAGTTCAATACGACTTGTCTCCCATTTAATATTGTCAAGCCTTAAATTACTGACATCACCTCCGCGGAGCCCGAGTTGTGCTACCAATAGCAAAACCGCATAATCCCTTTTGCCGCAAGGGTTTCCACGGTCAACAGATGCTAATATTTTATCCAATTCTTCACCTGTCCAGACAGTAGGAACTCGGTCTTGGCGAGGAAAACGGAACTTGGGAACCATGACAGATAAGTCTTGCAGATGGATACCTTTTTCGTGCATAACCCTAAAAAAGCACCTCAGAGCACATAGCACTCTTCGTATTGTGGTTTTTCTATATCCCGCAAGTGATGATACAAAGCCAGAAATATGTTGTGAGTTGATTTCTGAGGCATTTTCGATTTTTTGTGTGTGCAGGTATTCAATAAAATCAAATAGATCATTTAAATCACGTTTTATGGTTATTTCTCTGTGATTGCGACGATGTGAGTATTCAATGAAGCCATCAATCGCTATTTTAAAACCATCCGGGACTACAGGAATACGCTTTCTGTTTTTTCGCAAAACGTAACCGTGCAGCTGATAGTCACCGAGTATTCTTATTGCCCGGGCTTTGATTTCAAGTCTGTTTGGTAACCGGGTAGTATGTTCATATGGATAGTTATAATTCTCACTAAGAAAATCAATTCCAAGTTCTTCTGTAAAATGATTTTCGCCTTTACTTTTTGCATACATCAGAAGTTTGTCCCAAATTGCGCGGTATGTTCTAATATACCTTTTCTTGTAATTTA
This is a stretch of genomic DNA from Bacillota bacterium. It encodes these proteins:
- a CDS encoding endonuclease/exonuclease/phosphatase family protein — encoded protein: MNGIKRIMTFNIRYKNEIDGENGWEYRKDKVVSMLDLYDADIAGLQEATIEMINYIDSNLRDCYSWLGVGRNDGKKEGEFCPVFYRKGKYEPVSHETYWLSSAMDCPGSKGWDAVCPRIVTCVLFKDLGTGRKFDFINTHFDYKNEANKNSAHLLKKIIKERDCGVPLVITGDFNCTNESYTYRYLTQSGQSERRLFDAQAISGRPHHGPSYTINMFNSEQKKEKIDFIFVSSNVKVVRHAVLADHWDGYYPSDHLPVLADISWPTI
- a CDS encoding transposase; the encoded protein is MHASNGELPIFAKMLSLAIWGVLHIRYLQAVIEIIKHPWAIELAEFFRDANKLKKQYLAMDLNSIDENELSRISTRYDEILDAGKAQYMAATENKKHISYFNDERLLLTRFEEYKQEHLRFLTNFDVPFDNNGSERDIRFLKGKLKVAGCFRSEEGAKNYAKIASLISTMKKQDANIYTTIYDIFNGTPPKFDFQDTIDNG
- a CDS encoding tyrosine-type recombinase/integrase, whose amino-acid sequence is MEEVRKTLPELIEAIGGELVRLNYKKRYIRTYRAIWDKLLMYAKSKGENHFTEELGIDFLSENYNYPYEHTTRLPNRLEIKARAIRILGDYQLHGYVLRKNRKRIPVVPDGFKIAIDGFIEYSHRRNHREITIKRDLNDLFDFIEYLHTQKIENASEINSQHISGFVSSLAGYRKTTIRRVLCALRCFFRVMHEKGIHLQDLSVMVPKFRFPRQDRVPTVWTGEELDKILASVDRGNPCGKRDYAVLLLVAQLGLRGGDVSNLRLDNIKWETSRIELIQSKTSQGISLPLSQDLGLAIIDYLKYGRPVTDSPYVFVKHVEPYDKLHSPYNIMRRYLRLAGIKVDKERPHGLHTLRHTLACRLLAQHIPLEVISGILGHASTNSTKTYLHVDIENLRKCALSPEGGIL
- a CDS encoding tyrosine-type recombinase/integrase gives rise to the protein MSRATEIKTYTYSGPLREAIEKFIAEKRGMGLQYNSAAERLANFDRFSIKFGYATNVLSKEVVEAWTARRPNEGTNTQRLRVTIIRELGVFMQRCGYEAYIAPKDLVKKTGSNYVPYIFSDDEIARIFKQAVLLKPSPQAPIGHIVIPLFMRMLYYCGLRVSEARYLKVKDVDLENGILTIQGTKFDKDRLVPMSPFLTEQCRIYSDKVHKFSDPEAFYFPNARNNIYGMLQIYDAFRKILWKAGISHGGKGKGPRIHDLRYPNLNKIQTFFE
- a CDS encoding MBL fold metallo-hydrolase translates to MDMFFLGTGAAEAIPAVYCRCNYCVKARKNGGKDVRSRSSFRIDERHQIDLSPDIYFQMQKYGLDLYDLEHILITHSHEDHFDIAEILSKEMAVINNGKPVYIYLSTSAAKWAKTLINTYLGNKNENEINKIYNKYRLVPVDYFEMFKAGDLEVTSLKANHKALGENEYGLNYIIKLKNGKTMLYGVDTGYYEQDTWEFLEGKKVDILVMEATFGGRYRGFQVSGHLDVKNLISVLERMEQIGFIEQSTNIYATHINHKHDLMHDDMQKVFDSSSFRVTVAYDGLRIP